The Elaeis guineensis isolate ETL-2024a chromosome 14, EG11, whole genome shotgun sequence genomic sequence aagaaaaaaaaagaaagactttTATGAACCCCAGGCCCCAAGCATCCCCCATTCTACTTTACCGTCAGTTCTCAAACTCTTCAAAAGAAAACTGGCTTCTTTTACGTCTCTGTATCCAAAACCTCATGTAAAAAGTACGTGCACCCGTTAGCCACACCACATTAGCAGAAAATAACAGACTGCTGGTAGTTTCTAACCTTTTGGTTTCTTCTCCATTCTCCAAAGTTAACTATCTAAGCTAGCTTAGACACTTAACTGCTCCTAATATTTGATTTTCCATGTTTGCATAGCCCATACCTATGGGATGCTTTTGGAAGTATCAATAAGCAACTTTGTGATGCTAATTCGTGTCGGCAAATAATTTAAAGACCATCATAAATGGCCATAATTTCGGTAGGGTTGTATGAGTGAGCTTGGACGCTGTCGGTGTAATCTCACTAATTTAGGTAAATTTCTATAGGCTTTCTTTCATATTATGTTGCGGCTTGCAAGGATCTCCATGCAGTCGTTATCATCACAAGATGCATGCCACGCAAGGGCATGTTTACAATTTGTCTTCTAGTTTATATTCATCATGACATTCTTTTACTACCTCTTCACACTGAAGCAGGGCAGGGTGGAGTGGCTTAGTTGACCCGGACCATCCAATTATCCAAAACATTTTTGCTCATGATAGGAAAGTATAGCCTTCTAATGGAAAAGAAAGTTGGGTAGTGGAAGCACGTTTCAAATGATAGAGATATTTTTCATGGGATGGGATGCTCCACATCCACTGTGCGGCTAGTGGGGCAACGCACTCTCCGTACGCTCTCTCCTGCTGTCCATTCGATGGAGTCGACGCACTACCAAACGCTATGCCCCGCTCGATAAGCTTGGCTAAAACATCCCACTAGAATATTCAATAACACCGCAATATAGAATGGATATTAAATCGAATATTTAATATCCAAGCTGAGGGATGCCACGGGGAGATCAGCGTGATCCGTGAGAATTGGTACAAAATACAAAGTATAATTACATATTGAATTGTCGTATCCCACCTCGTTCCTCGACAAATTGGAAGATGGATCAAAATAcacgtgcatatatatatatatatatatatgagtaatAGAGGTTCTTCAGCGATAATCTAAATTATTGAATAGGATCTATTATTTCAAAACTACTTGTACATCGATAATGAAAATCTTATATCGATAATTCAAATAATTGAATGTATTTtactatttcaaaattatttgtaaACTAAAAGTTATATGATTACATATCTCTAGTCTATATATCAAATagtcaaaaaatatatctaatttattttttttaattatctaatttttgactacttgatatATATGTTAaagatcttcaaatcatatgatttttttatgtATAAGTAGTTTTGAAGTAGTAGATCATATCCAATGATTTAAATCATCAATGTAAGGCCTATGTTATAGTGTTTTGAGTTgacttaatttaaatttaaattcaattaattttttttaatttaaaaaaataataataaatctataaagAAATTGGAGAGTTCTTCTCTCGTAGCCATTGATTGATTTGCCGCTCTCTCCTGCCTCCATCTACCATGGTCTCACCGGTCCAAAAACCATCCTTTTGACACGGAATCCATGCTTGATTAACATTCAGTTTGTCCATACGTCACACTTCACTCATGCTCGACCATTCCCCAGCAGCATTTTCAAAGGTCATCCACAATGAATTCATTGTAGATCATAAGCCATAACAAAACCTTAAGTAAAATCTTTACATTCGATCCTTGAGTTATTTTTTGGTTTGATCTTCTAATTACATCTAGAACACAATAATTACTTACGTAAGTAACTATCATTAAAGTGTGAACTGTCCAACGACTGATCATAAAATTGCAGTCAAATGAAGGACTGCATAAGAACTTGCCACCACGTCTAATATAATCCTCTGAACCCAAACACGagcaattttttatgataaaagtaCTTGAAGGAGGTGAAATTATTGCATGGTCCAGGTCCAAGTGAACCAGGGCAAATCTCGGAGCAGATGGACGGTGGATAACGCGCAATCTGGAATTGGTGGATAATATGGCGTGTTATCTACCGTGGGATTTGGTATGGTCCATTGGACCTGCTCCAAATAATTGTTAGAGTTAACCGGATAACCTATCAATGACATCCACCTGTCCTCTCCATTGAGCACCAACAAGAGATAAAGTGAAAGCAAGAGTGAGATGCCACTACAAAAAGCCGGCGTCAGGGGTATCTCCTCGGTAGCCTCCACACGGCTGGtggcatcctctctctctctctctctagcagCAAATCCATAAGAAACAAGAGAATGGAGATAACGAAGCGAAGGAAGTCGCATTGCCCCCTCCCATGGCtctctttcctcctcctcctctcgggCGGAGCGCCACCGGTCTCGGCCGCCGGTCCAATAAAGACGGTGGTGGTCCTCGTAATGGAGAATCGGTCCTTCGACCACATGCTGGGGTGGATGAAGCGGCTCAACCCGGAGATCAACGGAGTAACCGGTTCTGAATGGAACCCGGTCTCCACCTCCGACCCGGCCTCCCCCCGGGTCTACTTCGGCGACGGCGCCCACTTCGTGGACCCGGACCCGGGCCACTCGTTCCAGGCTATCCGGGAGCAGATCTTCGGGTCCAACGACACGTCGGCGGCGCCGCCGCCGATGAACGGGTTCGTGCAGCAGGCCCGGTCCATGTCGGCCAACATGACGGAGAGCGTGATGAACGGGTTCGTGCCGGAGTTGGTGCCGGTTTACAAGGCATTGGTGGAGGAATTCGCCCTGTTCGACCGGTGGTTCGCGTCGGTCCCGGCCTCGACCCAGCCGAACCGGCTCTACGTCCACTCCGCCACCTCCCACGGCGCCACCAGCAACATCGCCAGGCACGTCCCCCACGAGTTCTCCATTTCCTTTTCTCCATTTGTCTAGCTtccatttttcaaaataatagatagaaaaataattgattatatgAGATTAGGATtaggaaaatattttttttttattttattaaaatgaaaaacaaaaatagaaatTGGTGGTGCGAACAAGTAGTCGGCGTTATGGCATTGCCGAGTGCCGTGCGCTTTCGGCGTTGGTTGCAGTGGGTTGGGGGAACCTGGACTTCAATGTGGGGGCCAAGGAcacaaaaaacaaagagagagggAAAGTAACAGTTGCCGGTATGTCGGCAGAGGGGCTTCCCGTGAGTTTTCTGGGTTACTAATTCTGTTCCGTTTGTTGAAATCACCGTCGTTAGAGTGTTATAACGGCTGGTATAACAGTTCTGGAAGAGCCCGTTATGATGTACATATTAATAATGGATAATTAAATGATGACAATTATTTAATATTTGGGTTGTTTTTTGAGATAAAATAGTATGCGACCCAGAAATAATCTTTCTTTGAGTGAATGTAATTTGGATAACGATACCATTATCTCCTGTTATTTCTAGTAATTTCTCACTATAATGACTATTATAAcagttattattttaatataaataattcaaaattacCTAGGGCAAGGTTAAAACGTGACTGTTATAACTATTGTAACGGTTTTGGTGGGCTTCTGTTACAATGGGGTAACACTGTTATTGAGACCTTTTGATGGAACAGGAACACTACAGTAGCTGTTAATTTTATGAATCAGATATGTAGTGGGCAGTAGGCCTTGCTTCAAATTAGTGGAATGGTGACTGCCCTTATGCTAAGGGAATTATAGGAAGTGAATGATATATGGTATAGGACGGCTTTGGTGGGCTATGGTCCAACGAAACTTGGCTTAAATTTCTGAACTCTGTGTGTGGTCGGTTCTTTTATTTCCTATAGGTCCTCACGTGGATATTGGATGCTCTGAGATGTGTTAGGTCAGTCAAAGTTGTCAGGTATTATTGTAAGGTTTTTTACAATCTTTTTGTCTTGCAGTAGTTGGTCATTTTTCGTTTCCTATTGTTGGTGGTCAAGTCCTGTTTATTAAAACAGCATAACAAGATTTCAGCAAGAGTTTGAATTTTGTTGAATTAGTTTGCCAAATTATTGGTTTTTTCAATGGTGATATTATTGTTTTCATCAAAACACTGCCAAGATTTGAAAACATCTGTTTTGAATTGAACTTGACCAAACCATCCATAGCAGGTATGTCACATAGTGAATTTTGCTTTCGTATGACTGAATAATTATTAAAAGAAAAATGTAGCTGTTAATTTTATCAATCAGATATGTTGTGTAGGCCCTGCTTCAAATTAGGGGAAGCGTGACTGCCCCTCTGCTTTTTGCTTAATAAATTTGAAGGGAATGATAGGAATCGAACGATGTTTGGTATGGGATGACTTGGGAAGCTATGTTCCAACAACACTTGACTTAAATTTCTGAACTGCGTGTGGTCGGTTCTTTTATTTCCTATAGGTACTCACATGGATATTGGGTGCTCTGAGATGTGTTAGGTCAGTCAAAGttgttagatatttttttaaggttTTTAAAAATCGTTTTGGGATCTTGCAGTAGTTGGTCATTTTCATTTCCTATTGTTGGTGGTCATGTCCTGTTTATAAAAACAGCATGACAAAATTTCAACAAGAGTTTGAATTTGTCTGCTGAATTATCGGTTGTTTCATTGGTGATATTTTTGTTCATCAAAACAATACCAAGAGTTCAGGACATCTGTTTGAATTGAAGTTGACCAAACCATTCCTAGCAGAAATGTCACATAGTGAATTTTGCTTTCCTATGATTGAATAATCATAAAAAGAATTATGGTGACTTTTGGGATTGACCTTGCGGGCATGTTGATTGTGCTTAATTTCCATGTGACCTTGAGCTTGTTCAAGACATAAGAAATAAATCAAATGGGGAGCTGTCCAATGATGGACTAGGGTCAAAACTCAAAATATGGCATCATGATTTGTTCTATTTTAATGCTTACTCACTATGTGATCAGGTGCGCAAGGCCAAATATTTTTGAAACTCCAATTTTTGGCCGTCATTTGGGTAGACCTAGGTGATTTATTGGAACTTACAATGCATTTGATTACAAGCATCAAGGTGAGTCTACCTCAGCAGCGACGAATTCAGAAATTTTGGTTTGTGGgatcaatataataaaaaaaatgaaggagcTACGGAgatagaaagaaaaaacaaaaaaataataaaaaaatattactttaaaaaataataaaaatattaaaaaatgataatatgtaatatcttaaatatcttttataataaaatagtatAAAGATGCACTATAGCAAAAtcttagatattattaaatattaaaattataatggctaactaaaaattattctaatcatatatatttgatataagtgaaaaaaaaaagaaaaaagctaaaagaatatttaaaaaaagaagCTAAAAGAGATATATCTAATTCAGgttaagaagagagaaagaagaatatATGATTTTCTATTGTATTTGGATTGATTAGGGTATAAACAATAAATTGATGTGGGTTTAAATGTAAGGAGTGGATGGATAAGGACCATAGGATTGGGATGGGGAAGAGAGGTCAAAGTGgcatgaaaaagagagagagaggtcgaATATGTGAGTCATTAAAGAGAGAGAATATAAGTCATAATTACTCTTTTTATCTTTTGATATGATCTTTTTaaggtataaaaaataaattgatgtagGGTTTAAATATAAAGATAGATGGATGGGATCGGGATgggatattaaaaaataaataaaaaaataattaataaaaaaaaagaggagagagagggagagaggttaAAGTGGTGTGAAAGTAGAAGAGAGCAAAAGAGAGGTAGGACATATGAGTcattaaagagagagagaatgtaagtcataattattcttttgatgtggtcttttttatcttttatttttttaaaattttacatgaGATATGGAGTCAATTCATAAAATTAGTGGGGTCAATTTTGGCTTTTTCTACTAATATATATGTATACCTAATATTGTGGATCAATTTTGGCTTTTTTTCACTTGTCAATATGGCTTTTCCTATTAATAGGTTAGTGTATACATATATGGGGTCAACTTTTTTtgtggggtcaattgaccccacaCTTTTCTACTTGCATCCATTGGCCAATTGACCCCACACTTTTCTACTTGCATCCATTGGCCAATGGTCTACCTTGAAGTGACATTGCCTTCTTGCTCATGGTTGCTCAAGGCTTGATAAAGTTTTTGAAGTTTCTTTTTTGAAACATGTGAAGGATGTCTCCAAGATGTAAAGCCAAGAGGGTATCAGTTCATGGATGTTGTGTCGTATAGATAAAGCTCTTTTGAGGACTTAAACAAAGATGTCTTTGGATTTTGTTAAATATTATGGAAAACTCAACATTTAAATATTTTTCTCCAGAAAAAAAGGAATTAGCAGCTAACTATTTGGTGTTACGCAATGATTTTACAACTATCCTTTTAGGGTTCCGAAGAAATTATTCCTTGTTCTTCCCCAAGGCAAGATAATGTGACCCATGGAGAGGTTCAGGTGTGTGACCTCTCAGCTGCACAACACATACAAATAACTCCTATGAGCAGACAGCACACCAGAGAGTGAAAAATTCATCTGACTTTGCATGCAGGGGGTATTCTTATTGGCATCACTCTATGTGTAGTATTCACAATCACATTAAGCAGTCCAGTCGTGCTCTGGCTTGCCTATACAAACATTGGCCTGAACTCAGGCTGATTACTTGTGATAGATTGGGTAATTAACACCAAACTTCGATAAGAATTATTATAATTAACTAGATTGGGATAATCAGAATTCTATGGTTTTCTTTTTTAAAGGGCATCTTCATCAGATTTGAATATGCTAATGAAAAACAAGCATCAAATATGCTAATGGATGTTTTATTAGCAACTCTGCCAATTATGATCTATTCTGACCGCCCTCCCCCAGACTTATAACAAGATAAAATCAAAGAAGAGAAGGGGAAAAGAAGTAGCATTACCATGTATAGAATCTGATTGAAAGCTTCCTTAAACTACTTGAAATAGTCTAACATATGAACCGGAAAACACATATCCTCGTGCATCAATGAAGAAATGCAATCACTTGCATACAAAAAATCCATCTGGGAAGCTGATCAGAATTCCTTGGGAAAATTCACAAGCTGTTACATCTGAAGCAGGATTAAGTATGTTTAGAATCCTTGCAGACGAGTAACTTTCTGCTCAGTCTTTCCTCATATGTTCCTGCAAATTGTAAGTTGTATTTTCAAAGATCACTTCAAAGTCTCAGGACATGCAGCTTGTATTTCCTGGTATGGCATCCATAATCTTAATGACACAACAACGTAAATGCAGCATGCTAGCGAAGGGGTACCCACAGAGGACAATATTCGAGAATATTTATGATGCAGGACTGTCTTTTGGCATCTACTACCAGAGCATACCTACCACCCTCTTCTACCGTAACCTTCGGAAGCTCAAGTACCTCACCAAGTTCCACTCCTATGACAAGTTCAAGGATCAAGCCAGCAAAGGCTCTCTCCCCAATTATGTGGTCATCGAACAGCAGTACTTGGATTCCAAGTCCGAGCCTGCCAATGATGATCACCCATCTCATGATGTCTACCAGGGCCAGATGTTTGTCAAGGAGGTGTACGAAACCCTTCGCTCCAGTCCTCAGTGGAACCAAACTCTCTTAATCATCACCTATGATGAGCATGGTGGCTTCTTTGATCATGTCCCAACACCTGTCGGTGGTGTCCCCAGCCCTGATGATGTTGTCGGCCCCGACCCCTTCGACTTCACGTTTGACCGCTTGGGAGTTAGGGTGCCAACCATTTTGGTCTCTCCTTGGATTGAGAAGGGCACTGGTAAGTATGTTGGCAGGCATTGATTCAATCACAGATATCATGAATCTAAGTTGTTGGAGTAATGATCCTGTTCATCTTATGGATGCAGTCATTCATGGTCCCAATGGTGTACCATCTCCAACTTCAGAGTATGAGCATTCATCCATACCTGCAACTGTAAAGAAAATTTTTGATCTCCCCTCTCCATACCTGACTAAGAGGGATGCATGGGCTGGCACCTTTGAAGGCATCGTGCTAAGTAGGACAGGACCCAGAACTGACTGCCCAGGTAAGCTTTTTGCTTACTGCTATTGTATCAATCTTAATGATATTTGAAGCATGGAAATCAAACTATAATCTAAAATGTTTGAGACATTGAAAGTTTTGTGCAGCCTGAAAGCTCAGCACATTTGCTGACTTGGCCTATATGATACGCTAAGCCAGTCTAGTGGTTTTTTTACCTCCACAGATAGACTTAACCACATTTTACTAGAAAGACCTTGATGTTGTCCTTCCTTTGTTAATAGCTCAAACTTGAACAATTGAAAATGTTATTATTTGATGCTCTACCTTATTTCTGGTGGGGAAAGGCCATATCTGGATGAATGAGAATTATGTTAAATGCTCGAGTTTTAGTCTTTTGAgctaaatatgattaaaaaaaaaaaacaaatcagTTTCTGTTTAGCTTGAAACTCTTTATCGACCCATTCCataaaatttgagcttttggtgTCAAGTGGTTAGTCCAAGCTAGTGTTAGGCCTGGTATGCTCCACAGAGAATACTACTGCTCTGCAATTTAACTCCAGTTTTTGTTCTCTTGCTATTCGTAAGTGCTGTACATTTTAAGATTTAGCAGTTTGCTGGAGTGAGGATTCTTTAATGTAAAGATCCAGACCTCAGCAAGGGTGCCATTTCTGGGTTGGGCAAGGTCACTGGTTGTAGGGTACTGATGACTTGGTTTGTGAGTCCCACCTTCACCATGATTCATGATGTCAATGAATATTGATGAGCCTTtcctctcatcttcttcttgaaaataaaagaaaagaaaagaagaggaaacagACTGCAGTTTTTTTGTTCATGCACTTCTTTTAATGGTCCTTAATCTTCATCCATTAGAATACATGCCTTGTGCACTGTGATTGGTGCAAGAATAGGTTCCTATTTTATcaatgcaataattttttttttcctctttatcCCCTGATACCTAACTTCATTATTGCCCATATGCGCACCAACATCATGCCCACTATCGTATTCTATTGGGCTTGAAATTCCTTTATTTCGAAATAAGCTTCAAGTCCTACTTCAGTTTGGAAGATTCTAGTACCGAACGTAAGATGTTTCATATAACCTGCTTAACTTCCTAGATTCTGAATCTATTCACTAATGCACTTAGTCTAAACAACCATAAGCATAGGGTTGCCAAATCCTCTTAACCTGGCCATTAGTATAGCTTCTGCTGGTTTTCAAATGTAATCTAATCAGGGCAAAGTGCCTGATTTGAGGTATGTCTCTAACgggtcctttttctttcttttgccatGGTGGATTCCTTATTGTTGTTACCTGTGATTGATGCAGAGCAACTTCCAACTCCAGTGAAGATCAGGAATAGTGAAGCTAATGAGGATGCCAAGTTGAGTGAGTTTCAACAGGAACTTACGCAACTCGCATCGGTGCTGAATGGCGATCATCTCATTACCAGTTTTGAACAGAAAATATTGAAGCCAATGAATGTTAGGGAAGGGATAGCCTACACGGAGAATGCAGTCAAGCGTTTCTTTGAAGCTGGAATGTCCGCAAAGAAAATGGGTGTTGACGAAGAACAAATCGTGAAGATGAGACCATCACTCACCACCAGGTTCTCATCATCAGCTGCCCAACCTTAGCAACTTTTAAGCAGTATAAAATGGTGCAACTCTGCTCTGAATGTAGTGGCACAAATATGCCAGCACAGGCAAAGAGAATGGTGCTCATATAAAAGGAAATCTAGTAAGGAAATGCTTATCCCTGGTCACTATTTGTATATGTTGTATCTTGAGGAAAACAGCTGATCAGGGAATAAAGTATTGCAAACATTTGATTAATATAATATCTCAATCTGTTGCTCTATGATATCAGATATTTGATTTGTAGCTCAGCAATTAAGTTTGTTGAGGTCAATGCGTATGTAAAAATGTTCTTACGGTAAGCCTGGGAGCACGTATGGTAATCAGATGAAGCTCAAAATGTTCTGCTTAAACTTCTTCTGAAGCAAGAATGTGATACGTCTGACCCGGCCTCGAACTCGGGGTCTGACTCGGTCGAGTCGACCAAGTCAGCACGGTGAAATAGCCAGGCTGCGGAGGGTGAAAACCCCAGCCGAGTGCAGCGGCCACTGCAGTGATTCATGGAAGGACCCGGGTCAGTCGTGCGCACGTAATAGCCGGCGACGGCGTTGGCGTGCGAATGCGCCCGAGGCCTTGCCGGTTTCCTCTACTTGTTTCACTTCTCTCCTTCAAATCCCCTCAAATCGTCTTTGCCACCCTTCAATACAGCACCCCCTCTGCTTTGCTCGTGTTCCTGAGGTCGTTCTGGAAGCCTTCTCTTGTTGCTCTTCGAACCGATTTCGTCGAGTGATCGGCGATTGAGACCTCCCTGGCCCTTTTCCCTTCTTTCCTTTCATTGCTTACCATCCTGTCTCGCTAGATCTGTTGGTTGCCAAGCCGCCGGTTTATCCCTGTGACCTGATTGTACCCTGCGGTTTGATGGTTCCTCTTATtgcccatttttttttttagcaacgtAATTTCCCTCTTTCGTTCctttttgcttccatctccaacgttccctCCCTCTCATCGTCCTCTCGCTCACTCTTCTTTTGTTATCTGGCCTCAATAGAATGGCCAATCAGCAGTCTGGATTTGCAATGCTGCGCGCCACCACCTAGCTGGCTTTGTTTCTTATccttctattatattttatttttttaatcctgtaatattaattttatagggGCACAATCATCCAAGCCGTCTGGTATGGATTCCACAATCAAACCCTTGGATTGGGATAAAAAGCATAATTCCAtcatttaattaattttggataAGTTAATTTAAATTAGTGAAGGTTAGTAAAAATGCAGGGTTTTAGAGTAAATTTTGTTGCATATTTGAGTGCCTCAATTATAATTGTTATTGATATCaatttactaaaaattattaAGGGTACAATGGATGTGGTAGGCATTATTGGATTCGTTGTTGGGTTAGGCAAGAATACTCCTATATATCGCCTTatcaattataattatttatttacctaTATATTTGTTCTATATGAAATATTTTCAGATGTatgtattatgataaaatttatttatgtgatAGATTATGATATCAtagtattttttttcaaatatattatatataatgcaATAATGAATTAAATTAGGCATTATTTTATGCCAAATAAAAATGGGGTATTAGACTAGTGTAATGACCCAGTTTGTTAAAAATTATCCACAAGTTGTAATATAAAAAATGAAAGGTGGTTATAAACTACTCGTACTAGAGCTTGGCTTgtcttatttatataataaaatagaacAAACTAATTGTACAATCGAACAACTTAGATAAGTTTTTACGCACTCCAACAATCTCCAACATAACTCAATTTTATCCTATGGACTAACCAGCCATCATAAACTTCGACAACAGACTCCaacaaattaagctaatctaaattaaaatcaaaCTAGCAACCTGAACTAtcccaaaaaattaaaataggcaACAGATTTTGCATTATCTTCAATACTCCCCCGTAATGCCAAATTCATAGGCATAATTCCAAGCTTTCCATGTAGAAATTCGAACCGATCTGCAGCCAGTTCTTTGGTGAAGATATTAACCAACTGAAGCTTGGTAGACATAGGAAGAAGATCAACATTGCCATCAGCTATCTTCTCTCTGATGAAGTGGTGATGCACCTTAATATGCTTAGTCCGGGTATGGAACATCAGATTCTTTGCAAGTTGAATGGTACTTTGATTGTCACAGTAGATAGGCACAGCATAGTTAGTGTCTTGGCCTAAATCATCAAGCAATCACACTAGCCAAGTAGATTCCTGTACAGCCATGGCAGCAGCTTTATATTCCATTTCCGTAGTGAGAGAGTAATAGTTGATTGTCGCTTGCTACACCAGGAGATAATAGCAGATCCAAGACCAAAAGCGAATCCGCTAGTTGATCGATGAGTGTCGATGTCACCAGCATAATCATCATTTGTGAATCCTTGTAACTGAACAGGAGTATTAGAAtataagatttcaaaatcaactATTTTAGCAATATATCTTAGGATATGAAGAACCGCATCGAGATGAGGTTGCTTTGGATTTTGCATGAAGTGGCTAACAACATCCACTGCATAGGAGATATCCGACCTAGTGAGAATCAAGTAGATCAGACTTCCCACCATCTATTGGTACATGGTGGGGTCATTCAGGAGCTTGTCTTGATCAATAGCTTCAAATTTGCTTCCATTGGAGTCCTCATGTGTTTGCAGTTAGAAAGCCCATATTTCTCCAAAAGATCAATAGCATATTTTCTTTGGCATATAAAGTACCCATTTTTCACCTTAAATACTTCAATACCAAGAAAATAACTTAATTCACCAAGCTCCTTCATGTTAAAATGGACAGCAAGCTAAGCACGAACATTGTGAATCTCTTCTACATCATCACCAGTGACAATCAAATCATCGACACAAAGTCAAACTACCATCACATCTTTGTTTGTGTGCTTAACAAAGAGACTTGAATCTActgtagagagagaaaaatcacaAAATAAAAGATACCTAGCAATTTTTTCATACCATGCATGAGGCACCTACTTTAAGCCGTATAATGTTTTTTTCAATTTGTAGACATAGTGTGGATGAGATGGATCAAAGAATCCAGAGGGTTGCtctatatagattttttttatcaagatcaCCATACAAAAAAGCATTCTTCACATCAGGTTGCCACAAAAACCATCCCTTACTAGCTGCCAGAGACACAAGCAATTTAATTATAGTTAATTTTGCAACAGGACTGAATGTTTTATCAAAGTTAATCCCATGCTTCTAGAAAAAATCACGAGCTATAAGTCTAGCTTTGTAGCATTCAATAGAGCCATCGCTCCTTTTTATCCGATACACCCACTTGTAGGAGATTAGAGAAGCACCATCAGGTAGGGGGACCAAGTCTCAAGTTTCATTCTTGTTTAAGGCTGAGATTTCTTCTTTCATGGCATTTTGCCAAATAGCAACATCCTTTGCTTCATCAAATAACTTAGGTTTCTGCTTATCAATAATAGCAGCAGCAAAACAATATGCAAAGGAAGAGTAATCCCAGTCTTTATACCTTTTTACtggctttttatttttcttgttccTTTCACTTGGAGCCTCTGATTCTTCATAAAATAGTATGACACCTGCATCTTTAGTAGTAATTTGTCTCTGCTTGCTAGAAGTGGAATTATGAACACCaaacttgttgggaatagtgtcccaaagccaatcgtcagcctgttgacggttgtgctccttttatattagtacatgaattataaataaataaaaattattttggtattttttcatcacaaatatttcatcttctaatgaactcctgtgttgtggtgaagtccttaggactatttagactcgacaaaggaggatttatcgcttagtccttaaacatgttcgcgaccaaatgatacgttgttaccaaggacgacaatatttatcgagcataggtcgttgtgtgccatatgggttggttgtcctcataaccaaagagtgtggagacactggtatggcatacaggtgagatgtaatggtacatctgaagcgaaaatttagtgcaggggcaaaatggtaattttaaaactttttcaa encodes the following:
- the LOC105057602 gene encoding non-specific phospholipase C2; protein product: MEITKRRKSHCPLPWLSFLLLLSGGAPPVSAAGPIKTVVVLVMENRSFDHMLGWMKRLNPEINGVTGSEWNPVSTSDPASPRVYFGDGAHFVDPDPGHSFQAIREQIFGSNDTSAAPPPMNGFVQQARSMSANMTESVMNGFVPELVPVYKALVEEFALFDRWFASVPASTQPNRLYVHSATSHGATSNIASMLAKGYPQRTIFENIYDAGLSFGIYYQSIPTTLFYRNLRKLKYLTKFHSYDKFKDQASKGSLPNYVVIEQQYLDSKSEPANDDHPSHDVYQGQMFVKEVYETLRSSPQWNQTLLIITYDEHGGFFDHVPTPVGGVPSPDDVVGPDPFDFTFDRLGVRVPTILVSPWIEKGTVIHGPNGVPSPTSEYEHSSIPATVKKIFDLPSPYLTKRDAWAGTFEGIVLSRTGPRTDCPEQLPTPVKIRNSEANEDAKLSEFQQELTQLASVLNGDHLITSFEQKILKPMNVREGIAYTENAVKRFFEAGMSAKKMGVDEEQIVKMRPSLTTRFSSSAAQP